Below is a window of Gemmatimonadota bacterium DNA.
GCAGGTCCCAGCACGCCATGTCGATCGCCGACTTGACGTAGGGATGGCCGCGCATCGCCGAATCCATCCGTTCGTTCAGCTCACCCAACGCCAGCGGATCGGCCCCGAGCAGCTGCGGCGCCAGTTCGGCGATGCCGGCCCGCGCGCCGCGCGCATACGCCGGCAGGTAGGCCGGCCCGAGCGGACAGATCTCGCCCCAGCCCGTCAGCCCCGCGTCGGTCTCGACCGCGACCACGGTCGAATCGAACACCGAGACGGCGTTGCCACCCGACCACTTGTAGCTCCCCTCATGCAGCGGGAGATCGATCTGGTACGCACGAATCGCGGTGATCTTCACGCGGTCTTCTCCACTGGCGCCTGCGAGGAACGGAAGAGCGTGGCGGCCGTGTAGAGCAGCACCACCACCACGACCCACTTCACCATCGTGAGCGGCAACTCCTTCACCACGTACGCCGCCACCAGGACCCCGGGAATGCCGCCCACCGCCAACCCCGTGACGACGCGCTTGTCGTACCGACCCGACCTGTAGAAGCGGATCGCCGCCGCCGGCAGGATCAGCGAGGCCGATGCCGCCATGATCGGGAAGACCGCCTTCGAGTTCATCCCGAGCATGTAGGTCATCGCCATCGTCGGTGCGTAGTTGCCGATGCCGAGCGAGGTCAGCGAGCCGATGATCAGCGAGCCGAGGACGGCGATCGCCAGCGCCCCGCCGGTCAGGCCGATGGTCCCCTCGCTGAGCGAGAGGCTCATCGTGAGGCGGATCGCCATGAAGCCCGCGGTGACGAGCAGCGCAATCGCCATCGC
It encodes the following:
- a CDS encoding sulfite exporter TauE/SafE family protein, which encodes MTAPAPTTGARSWPALLGLGFATDFLDTLGIGSFATTTAVLRLFRIVDDENIPGTMNVGHAIPTLLECVIFIILLGGLIDKPTIISMVLAGGVGAWFGTGIVVHWPRRTIQRAMAIALLVTAGFMAIRLTMSLSLSEGTIGLTGGALAIAVLGSLIIGSLTSLGIGNYAPTMAMTYMLGMNSKAVFPIMAASASLILPAAAIRFYRSGRYDKRVVTGLAVGGIPGVLVAAYVVKELPLTMVKWVVVVVLLYTAATLFRSSQAPVEKTA
- a CDS encoding mandelate racemase; the protein is MKITAIRAYQIDLPLHEGSYKWSGGNAVSVFDSTVVAVETDAGLTGWGEICPLGPAYLPAYARGARAGIAELAPQLLGADPLALGELNERMDSAMRGHPYVKSAIDMACWDL